In the genome of Asterias amurensis chromosome 16, ASM3211899v1, one region contains:
- the LOC139948666 gene encoding probable ATP-dependent RNA helicase DDX23, with translation MSSKDRIRDRERDRDVRRVRSRSRSRERDRNQSDRMNMNRRDRDDRRDERKDRDRPDRDRDRDRDRDRYRSRRDRSRSPNDKRKRNKGDKATGEEEEEDLKAEKKQPISLEEMIAKKTKEQEALSKPKFLTKEERAKLAVQKREEAVKAQRQAQDEARKKQMEFIKMSQIAGDPRERDRMERRERRERRDRDEDSSKGKDREEEKEKQAIKDRYLGVVKKKRRIRRLNDRKFVFDWDAGEDTSNDFNPIYKEKHEAQLFGRGHIGGIDIKAQKKDSRFYSDLLEKRRTGKQKEQEKTRLGKEDKREQKQKWDDRHWKDKKQHEMTERDWRIFREDYNISTKGGRIPNPLRSWAECPSIPENICEVIKKLEYTDPTPIQRQAIPIGLMNRDIIGVAETGSGKTAAFLIPLLVWITTLPKIEREEDVDQGPYAIILAPTRELAQQIEEETLRFGQPLGIRSVSIIGGISREDQGFKLRMGCEVVIATPGRLIDVLENRYLVLNQCTYVVLDEADRMIDMGFEPDVQKILEYLPVTNQKPDTDEAEDSETLLANFATKKKYRQTVMFTATMPTAVERVARSYLRRPAIVYIGSIGKPVDKVQQIAYLVSNQEKRHRLVQILEKGYDPPIMIFVNQKKGCDVLAKSLEKMGYNAITLHGGKSQEQREYALASLKTGVKDILVATNVAGRGIDIRDVSVVINFDMAKSIEDYTHRIGRTGRAGKTGTAITFLTQDDSEVFYDLKQILQGSPISTCPPELANHPEAQNKPGTVMNRKKRQEETIFAN, from the exons ATGTCGTCCAAGGACAGGATTCGGGATCGAGAGCGGGACAGAGACGTCAGAAGAGTCAG GTCTCGCTCTAGATCGCGAGAAAGAGATCGTAATCAGTCTGATCGTATGAATATGAACCGAAGAGATCGAGATGACAGAAGAGATGAGAGGAAAGATCGAGATCGTCCTGATCGAGACCGTGATCGAGATAGAGATCGAGATAGGTATCGATCACGTCGGGACAGATCAAGGTCGCCAAACGACAAAAGAAAACG GAACAAAGGCGATAAAGCAACAGGGGAGGAAGAAGAGGAAGATTTGAAAGCTGAGAAGAAGCAGCCAATATCTCTGGAGGAGATGATCGCAAAGAAAACTAAAGAGCAAGAAGCGCTTTCAAAG CCTAAATTTTTGACCAAGGAAGAGCGAGCGAAACTAGCGGTCCAGAAGAGAGAAGAGGCTGTTAAAGCTCAACGTCAGGCTCAGGACGAAGCTCGAAAGAAGCAAATGGAATTCATTAAGATGTCTCAGATAGCCG GTGATCCTCGGGAGCGCGATAGAATGGAGAGGCGAGAAAGACGCGAGCGTCGAGACCGGGATGAGGATTCCTCTAAAGGGAAAGATAGAGAAGAGGAAAAAGAGAAGCAAGCCATTAAG GATCGCTACTTGGGTGTGGTTAAGAAGAAGAGGAGGATCCGTAGATTGAACGACAGGAAGTTTGTCTTTGATTGGGATGCTGGAGAAGACACCTCCAATGACTTCAATCCGAT ATACAAGGAGAAACACGAAGCTCAGTTATTTGGGCGTGGTCATATCGGTGGGATTGACATCAAGGCACAGAAGAAAGACAGCAGATTTTACTCAGATCTTCTTGAGAAAAGACGGACTGGAAAACAAAAAGAGCAAGAAAA AACACGCCTTGGTAAAGAGGACAAGAGGGAGCAGAAACAGAAATGGGATGACCGTCATTGGAAAGATAAGAAGCAACACGAGATGACAGAACGAGATTGGCGTATCTTCAGAGAAGATTATAATATCAGTACGAAAGGAGGACGCATTCCAAACCCGCTTCGCTCATGGGCAGAATGTCCGAGTATCCCGGAAAATATCTGTGAGGTCATCAAGAAATTGGAGTACACa GATCCAACACCAATCCAGAGGCaagctattcctattggtttAATGAATCGTGACATCATCGGCGTTGCAGAGACCGGCAGCGGAAAGACGGCAGCTTTCTTAATCCCTCTCCTTGTGTGGATCACGACCCTCCCCAAGATAGAAAG GGAGGAAGATGTTGATCAAGGCCCTTACGCCATCATCTTAGCACCTACTCGTGAGCTTGCTCAGCAGATCGAAGAGGAAACCCTACGGTTCGGTCAACCTCTCGGTATCCGCTCAGTCTCAATCATTGGAGGTATCTCTCGGGAGGATCAGGGTTTCAAGCTGAGGATGGGATGCGAGGTCGTCATAGCGACGCCTGGCCGTCTCATCGATGTCTTGGAGAATCGGTATTTGGTGCTGAACCAGTGCACGTATGTCGTCTTGGATGAG GCCGATCGTATGATTGACATGGGTTTCGAACCCGATGTCCAGAAGATCCTGGAGTATCTCCCAGTGACCAATCAGAAGCCAGATACTGATGAGGCAGAAGACTCAGAGACGCTATTGGCTAACTTTGCTACTAAGAAGAAATACCGGCAG ACTGTGATGTTTACCGCTACCATGCCGACAGCTGTAGAGCGTGTAGCTCGTTCCTACCTCCGACGTCCAGCCATCGTTTACATCGGCTCTATCGGCAAACCAGTCGACAAAGTGCAACAAATCGCTTACTTGGTTTCTAATCAAGAGAAGAG GCATCGCTTGGTCCAGATTCTGGAGAAGGGTTACGATCCTCCGATCATGATCTTTGTCAACCAGAAGAAGGGATGTGATGTCCTTGCTAAATCACTGGAAAAAATGGGT TATAACGCCATCACCCTCCACGGAGGCAAGAGTCAGGAGCAGAGAGAGTACGCCCTCGCGAGTCTCAAAACTGGCGTCAAAGACATCCTGGTTGCTACCAACGTTGCCGGGCGTGGTATCGACATCCGAGATGTGTCTGTTGTTATCAACTTTGACATGGCCAAGAGTATTGAAG ATTATACCCATCGCATTGGTCGTACCGGCCGTGCTGGTAAAACAGGAACAGCTATAACTTTCCTGACCCAAGACGACAGCGAGGTCTTCTACGATCTCAAGCAGATTCTTCAAGGAAGTCCGATCTCAACATGTCCACCGGAGCTCGCCAATCATCCAGAAGCCCAGAATAAACCCGGTACCGTCATGAACAGGAAGAAAAGGCAGGAGGAAACCATCTTTGCTAACTAA
- the LOC139948778 gene encoding cytochrome P450 4F4-like isoform X2, with amino-acid sequence MLWWVIVIITFATVFLTKICLALSGILQRRRAICKLPSPPGAHWLAGHQKQKPLGPGFKWLRDTVKSFPRAYTIWLGPIGMPTLVHPDTIKPLLSSTTGSIKSEIYDLFADWLGEGLAISDGAKWKRNRRLLTGSFHFDVLKTYVPIYNDCIEVLLRKMGDLAAKGQPLNIDHAIGQCTFDIILRTSCSHQSNCQLKEPPINGELDPLSATNVLTGIVQARTTGSPVFLNPLVFRYFSPLYPEWKRASQYLTDFASQLINARKDELDQKMKSGDPLNKPRDFLDTVLMARDEDGTGLTVQEISDEVNTFLFGGHDTTASTLTWVLYELARHPEHQAKVREEVDEILDGRDSDRITSKDMIQMEYMSLVIKEAIRMYTPVILPTRTLTAPYDVDGVTLQTGTSLAINLYQLHHNPTVWGEDHMEFKPSRFLPENFNKMDPFAFSPFSAGPRNCIGQQFALNNIKVFVSRILRRFNLGLVEGDSEPVPNLNVVVKPLKELHLTVALRINNNK; translated from the exons ATGTTGTGGTGGGTAATTGTCATCATCACTTTTGCTACTGTCTTCCTCACCAAGATATGCCTTGCCCTTAGTGGTATACTCCAGCGAAGACGTGCGATCTGTAAGCTACCCAGCCCACCAGGGGCCCACTGGCTGGCCGGTCACCAGAAGCAAAAACCACTGGGGCCGGGCTTCAAATGGCTCCGTGATACAGTCAAGAGCTTCCCTCGTGCCTACACGATATGGCTCGGGCCCATCGGGATGCCTACGCTGGTCCACCCAGACACCATCAAACCCTTGCTTTCAAGCACCACTGGGTCAATCAAGTCTGAAATCTACGACCTTTTTGCTGACTGGCTTGGGGAGGGGCTTGCTATCTCTGACGGGGCTAAATGGAAGAGGAATCGCCGGTTGTTGACTGGGTCTTTTCACTTTGATGTCTTGAAGACGTATGTCCCAATCTACAATGATTGTATTGAGGTGCTGCTTAGGAAGATGGGTGATCTTGCAGCCAAGGGTCAACCCTTGAATATTGACCATGCGATCGGTCAGTGTACGTTTGATATTATTCTTCGGACATCATGTTCTCATCAGTCGAACTGCCAG TTGAAAGAACCTCCCATCAACGGGGAGTTGGACCCTCTCTCCGCGACCAACGTCTTGACCGGGATCGTGCAGGCCCGGACAACGGGGAGTCCGGTGTTTTTGAACCCATTGGTGTTCCGGTACTTCAGCCCCCTCTACCCGGAGTGGAAGAGGGCGTCTCAATATTTGACTGATTTCGCTAGTCAGTTGATTAATGCAAGAAAAGACGAACTGGACCAGAAG ATGAAGAGTGGCGACCCCTTAAATAAACCTCGAGACTTCTTGGACACCGTCTTAATGGCTCGAGATGAAGACGGCACCGGCCTGACCGTCCAGGAAATCTCAGATGAGGTCAACACTTTCCTCTTCGGTGGCCATGACACTACGGCAAGCACCCTGACGTGGGTACTGTACGAGCTGGCTAGACACCCAGAGCACCAGGCTAAGGTCAGGGAGGAGGTGGATGAGATACTCGACGGGAGAGATTCTGATAGGATCACGAG CAAAGATATGATTCAGATGGAGTACATGTCACTGGTCATCAAGGAGGCAATACGTATGTACACACCAGTCATCCTGCCAACGCGTACCCTGACCGCACCCTATGACGTAGACGGAGTGACATTACAGACTGGTACCAGCTTAGCAATCAACCTCTACCAGCTCCATCATAACCCGACCGTCTGGGGTGAAGACCACATGGAGTTTAAACCATCTCGGTTCCTGCCGGAGAATTTCAACAAGATGGATCCGTTTGCGTTTAGTCCGTTCTCTGCCGGTCCCAGAAATTGCATCGGGCAGCAGTTTGCATTGAACAACATTAAAGTATTTGTTTCGAGGATTCTAAGGAGGTTCAACTTGGGCTTGGTAGAGGGTGACTCGGAACCTGTTCCGAATCTTAACGTTGTTGTCAAACCCCTTAAGGAGTTGCATCTAACTGTTGCACTCAggattaataataacaagtaa
- the LOC139948778 gene encoding cytochrome P450 4F4-like isoform X1, whose product MLWWVIVIITFATVFLTKICLALSGILQRRRAICKLPSPPGAHWLAGHQKQKPLGPGFKWLRDTVKSFPRAYTIWLGPIGMPTLVHPDTIKPLLSSTTGSIKSEIYDLFADWLGEGLAISDGAKWKRNRRLLTGSFHFDVLKTYVPIYNDCIEVLLRKMGDLAAKGQPLNIDHAIGQCTFDIILRTSCSHQSNCQVLKEPPINGELDPLSATNVLTGIVQARTTGSPVFLNPLVFRYFSPLYPEWKRASQYLTDFASQLINARKDELDQKMKSGDPLNKPRDFLDTVLMARDEDGTGLTVQEISDEVNTFLFGGHDTTASTLTWVLYELARHPEHQAKVREEVDEILDGRDSDRITSKDMIQMEYMSLVIKEAIRMYTPVILPTRTLTAPYDVDGVTLQTGTSLAINLYQLHHNPTVWGEDHMEFKPSRFLPENFNKMDPFAFSPFSAGPRNCIGQQFALNNIKVFVSRILRRFNLGLVEGDSEPVPNLNVVVKPLKELHLTVALRINNNK is encoded by the exons ATGTTGTGGTGGGTAATTGTCATCATCACTTTTGCTACTGTCTTCCTCACCAAGATATGCCTTGCCCTTAGTGGTATACTCCAGCGAAGACGTGCGATCTGTAAGCTACCCAGCCCACCAGGGGCCCACTGGCTGGCCGGTCACCAGAAGCAAAAACCACTGGGGCCGGGCTTCAAATGGCTCCGTGATACAGTCAAGAGCTTCCCTCGTGCCTACACGATATGGCTCGGGCCCATCGGGATGCCTACGCTGGTCCACCCAGACACCATCAAACCCTTGCTTTCAAGCACCACTGGGTCAATCAAGTCTGAAATCTACGACCTTTTTGCTGACTGGCTTGGGGAGGGGCTTGCTATCTCTGACGGGGCTAAATGGAAGAGGAATCGCCGGTTGTTGACTGGGTCTTTTCACTTTGATGTCTTGAAGACGTATGTCCCAATCTACAATGATTGTATTGAGGTGCTGCTTAGGAAGATGGGTGATCTTGCAGCCAAGGGTCAACCCTTGAATATTGACCATGCGATCGGTCAGTGTACGTTTGATATTATTCTTCGGACATCATGTTCTCATCAGTCGAACTGCCAGGTA TTGAAAGAACCTCCCATCAACGGGGAGTTGGACCCTCTCTCCGCGACCAACGTCTTGACCGGGATCGTGCAGGCCCGGACAACGGGGAGTCCGGTGTTTTTGAACCCATTGGTGTTCCGGTACTTCAGCCCCCTCTACCCGGAGTGGAAGAGGGCGTCTCAATATTTGACTGATTTCGCTAGTCAGTTGATTAATGCAAGAAAAGACGAACTGGACCAGAAG ATGAAGAGTGGCGACCCCTTAAATAAACCTCGAGACTTCTTGGACACCGTCTTAATGGCTCGAGATGAAGACGGCACCGGCCTGACCGTCCAGGAAATCTCAGATGAGGTCAACACTTTCCTCTTCGGTGGCCATGACACTACGGCAAGCACCCTGACGTGGGTACTGTACGAGCTGGCTAGACACCCAGAGCACCAGGCTAAGGTCAGGGAGGAGGTGGATGAGATACTCGACGGGAGAGATTCTGATAGGATCACGAG CAAAGATATGATTCAGATGGAGTACATGTCACTGGTCATCAAGGAGGCAATACGTATGTACACACCAGTCATCCTGCCAACGCGTACCCTGACCGCACCCTATGACGTAGACGGAGTGACATTACAGACTGGTACCAGCTTAGCAATCAACCTCTACCAGCTCCATCATAACCCGACCGTCTGGGGTGAAGACCACATGGAGTTTAAACCATCTCGGTTCCTGCCGGAGAATTTCAACAAGATGGATCCGTTTGCGTTTAGTCCGTTCTCTGCCGGTCCCAGAAATTGCATCGGGCAGCAGTTTGCATTGAACAACATTAAAGTATTTGTTTCGAGGATTCTAAGGAGGTTCAACTTGGGCTTGGTAGAGGGTGACTCGGAACCTGTTCCGAATCTTAACGTTGTTGTCAAACCCCTTAAGGAGTTGCATCTAACTGTTGCACTCAggattaataataacaagtaa
- the LOC139949216 gene encoding glycoprotein-N-acetylgalactosamine 3-beta-galactosyltransferase 1-like: MANLKKLFLLLLSFTSGSFLTWMVTMSTLEEYKMLLQERAKMLRSDDDIFTTRAGVLQDVTHPTTSHSIRTQGIKSKTLHNPDLKPNKTRVLCWVLTSPSTLQTRAIGIKETWGPRCDVILYMSSETDPEFPTVGLEVKEGRPALWNKTRAAIMYIYKHHFNDADWFMKADDDTYVIVDNLRYFLQDKDSGKPVYYGHHFKPYIPQGYLSGGAGYVMSREALRSIVVNQLEIPLATPSCEYYKTIRSEDVRVGLCMQMAGVTVGDSRDDQNKNRFLPLTVDSFFTKNVPEWFNRFPKHKTKLGPECCSESLISIHYVTDRASMQLLDYYIYRLRRNKT; the protein is encoded by the exons ATGGCCAACCTGAAGAAGCTTTTCCTCTTGCTACTCTCCTTCACCAGTGGCAGCTTCCTGACGTGGATGGTGACAATGAGCACCTTGGAGGAATATAAGATGCTCCTGCAAGAAAGGGCCAAGATGTTAAGGAGTGATGATGACATCTTCACCACGAGAGCTGGTGTCTTACAAGACGTGACGCATCCTACCACTAGTCATTCTATTCGCACTCAGG GTATTAAATCGAAGACATTGCATAATCCGGACTTAAAACCCAACAAAACTAGAGTGCTATGCTGGGTTCTGACGTCGCCGTCCACTCTTCAGACCAGAGCCATCGGCATCAAGGAAACTTGGGGTCCTCGCTGTGACGTCATATTGTACATGAGCTCTGAGACCGATCCAGAGTTCCCAACAGTTGGGCTCGAGGTTAAAGAAGGAAGACCAGCTCTATGGAACAAGACCAGGGCTGCTATCATGTACATCTATAAGCATCATTTCAACGACGCTGATTGGTTCATGAAGGCTGATGACGACACTTACGTCATAGTGGACAATCTACGATATTTTCTGCAGGATAAAGACAGCGGTAAACCGGTTTACTACGGCCATCATTTTAAACCGTATATCCCCCAAGGATATTTGAGTGGTGGAGCTGGTTATGTGATGAGTAGAGAAGCACTTAGATCAATTGTGGTCAACCAACTAGAGATACCATTGGCTACTCCCAGCTGTGAGTACTACAAGACGATTAGAAGTGAAGATGTAAGGGTGGGACTGTGTATGCAGATGGCTGGAGTAACCGTTGGCGATTCAAGAGATGATCAGAATAAGAATAGGTTCTTACCATTGACTGTAGATAGTTTCTTCACAAAGAATGTACCAGAGTGGTTTAATCGCTTCCCGAAACATAAAACTAAACTG GGTCCGGAATGCTGCTCAGAAAGCCTGATATCAATCCATTACGTCACCGATCGGGCGTCGATGCAATTACTGGATTATTACATCTACCGCTTAAGGAGAAACAaaacgtga